From Musa acuminata AAA Group cultivar baxijiao chromosome BXJ3-8, Cavendish_Baxijiao_AAA, whole genome shotgun sequence, one genomic window encodes:
- the LOC135644556 gene encoding granule-bound starch synthase 2, chloroplastic/amyloplastic-like gives MDLFELYEPMGGDHFNIFAAGLKTADRVITVSRGYAWELTTSEGGWGLHEIINENNWKFRGIVNGIDTVDWNPELDLHLQSDGYRNYSIETLQAGKPQCKAALQKELGLPVREDVPLIGFIGRLDHQKGVDLIAGAMPCIVGQDAQLVMLGTGRADLEEMLRKFDREHHNKVRAWVGFSVKMAHRITAGADVLLMPSRFEPCGLNQLYAMKYGTVPVVHAVGGLRDTVIPFDPFRESGFGWTFDRAEANKLINALGNCLNTYRNQKENWKGLQTRGMAQDLSWDKAAKHYEEVLVSAKYQW, from the coding sequence ATGGACCTCTTCGAGCTGTATGAGCCGATGGGAGGTGACCACTTCAACATCTTCGCGGCCGGCCTCAAGACTGCTGACCGCGTGATCACCGTCAGCCGTGGCTACGCATGGGAGCTCACAACATCCGAAGGTGGGTGGGGACTCCATGAGATCATAAACGAGAACAACTGGAAGTTCCGAGGCATCGTCAACGGGATCGACACAGTGGACTGGAACCCTGAGCTGGATCTTCACCTGCAATCCGATGGCTACAGAAACTATTCCATTGAGACTCTGCAAGCCGGGAAACCACAGTGCAAGGCGGCGCTGCAGAAGGAGCTCGGCCTCCCTGTCCGCGAGGACGTCCCCCTCATCGGATTCATCGGCCGGCTGGATCACCAGAAGGGCGTCGACCTCATTGCGGGTGCGATGCCTTGTATCGTCGGGCAGGACGCGCAGCTGGTGATGCTGGGCACCGGGCGGGCCGACCTGGAGGAGATGCTGCGCAAGTTCGACAGGGAACACCACAACAAGGTGAGGGCGTGGGTGGGGTTCTCGGTGAAGATGGCGCACAGGATCACCGCAGGGGCGGACGTCCTGCTCATGCCATCGCGGTTCGAGCCCTGCGGGCTGAACCAGCTGTACGCCATGAAGTACGGCACGGTCCCGGTGGTGCACGCCGTCGGCGGGCTTCGTGACACGGTGATCCCGTTCGATCCCTTCAGGGAGAGCGGGTTCGGGTGGACGTTCGACCGGGCGGAGGCCAACAAGCTGATCAATGCGCTGGGGAACTGCCTCAACACCTACAGGAACCAGAAGGAGAATTGGAAGGGCCTGCAGACGCGAGGGATGGCACAGGACCTGAGCTGGGACAAGGCCGCCAAACATTACGAGGAAGTCCTCGTCTCAGCTAAGTATCAGTGGTGA